Proteins encoded together in one Campylobacter peloridis LMG 23910 window:
- a CDS encoding DNA repair protein RecN yields MIESILIKDNLGFKQAKLDLEAGLTVFSGLSGAGKSVLFKAILSAFALSESEAKMVEILLNDKLDLDEFGIENEEINAFKLLKDKSTRYFINNQFISKKNLALLSKKFVKYLSAKENNEFSNERFLNLLDFMQTKEDKNFQSFKNEFKNIYKEFVENKKKLEKIQEEEKKVEELKEFTNFEIQKIQNINPKIGEFEELMSLKKRLSKKDKIEAAWNRASKIFELESAVIDALQISEADSSFFSECLNELRVIWENQNFDDIDFDIEEVLDRIEKLSSLITKYGSIEDTLEILEKKKTELAHYENLSFEKKELQEKVQSAKKKLDEKSEKLSSLRKNKLKELEKLLNVYLQKLYMKEIKLELKECELNILGKDEISLNINEANLKNLSSGEINRLRLSFIATECNVINKASGIIFLDEIDANLSGKEAMSIAEVLKELAKFYQIFAISHLPQLSSKANNHFLVEKIANESRVRKIEKEERVKELARMVSGENITQEALEFTRTLL; encoded by the coding sequence ATGATAGAAAGTATTTTAATTAAAGATAATCTAGGATTTAAGCAAGCAAAATTAGATCTAGAAGCTGGACTTACCGTTTTTAGTGGGCTTAGTGGAGCTGGAAAATCCGTGCTTTTTAAGGCTATTTTATCTGCCTTTGCATTGAGTGAGAGTGAGGCTAAGATGGTTGAAATTTTACTTAATGATAAACTTGATTTAGATGAATTTGGTATAGAAAATGAAGAAATAAATGCATTTAAACTTTTAAAAGATAAAAGCACGCGTTATTTTATAAATAACCAATTTATCTCAAAGAAAAATTTAGCTTTGCTTTCTAAGAAGTTTGTAAAATACCTTTCAGCAAAAGAAAATAATGAATTTTCAAATGAAAGATTTTTAAATTTACTTGATTTTATGCAAACAAAAGAGGATAAAAATTTTCAATCTTTTAAAAACGAATTTAAAAATATATATAAAGAATTTGTAGAAAATAAAAAGAAATTAGAAAAAATTCAAGAGGAAGAAAAAAAAGTTGAAGAATTAAAAGAATTTACAAATTTTGAAATACAAAAAATTCAAAATATAAATCCAAAAATTGGTGAATTTGAGGAATTAATGAGTCTTAAAAAAAGACTTTCTAAAAAAGATAAAATTGAAGCAGCATGGAATAGGGCAAGTAAAATTTTTGAGTTAGAATCAGCTGTGATTGATGCATTGCAAATTAGCGAAGCTGATAGTTCTTTTTTTTCAGAATGTTTAAACGAGTTAAGAGTGATTTGGGAAAATCAAAATTTTGATGATATTGATTTTGATATAGAAGAGGTTCTTGATAGAATTGAAAAGCTTTCTTCTTTAATCACAAAATATGGAAGTATTGAAGATACCTTAGAAATTTTAGAAAAGAAAAAAACAGAACTAGCCCATTATGAAAATTTAAGTTTTGAAAAAAAAGAATTACAAGAAAAAGTTCAAAGTGCTAAAAAAAAATTAGATGAAAAAAGTGAAAAATTAAGTAGTTTGCGTAAAAATAAACTAAAAGAGTTGGAAAAATTGCTAAATGTTTATCTTCAAAAACTCTATATGAAAGAAATAAAATTAGAGCTTAAAGAGTGTGAATTAAATATTTTAGGCAAAGATGAAATTAGCTTAAATATTAATGAAGCAAATTTAAAAAATTTAAGCTCAGGAGAGATAAATCGTTTAAGACTTTCTTTTATTGCTACTGAATGCAATGTGATTAATAAAGCTAGCGGAATTATATTTTTAGATGAAATTGATGCTAATTTAAGTGGTAAAGAAGCTATGAGTATAGCTGAAGTTTTAAAAGAACTTGCTAAGTTTTATCAAATTTTTGCAATCTCGCATTTACCACAGCTTTCATCAAAAGCTAATAATCATTTTTTGGTAGAAAAAATTGCTAATGAAAGTAGAGTGAGAAAAATAGAAAAAGAAGAAAGAGTAAAAGAATTAGCTAGGATGGTAAGCGGGGAAAATATCACGCAAGAAGCATTAGAATTTACTAGAACTTTACTTTAA
- a CDS encoding diguanylate cyclase, translating into MEEKILIIDDNKMLTKLLAKKVENTLGLKVDVAFDMNSAKELVKNNYFMAFVDLCLPDAPDGEVVDVVLEKNIPAIVLTGSSDGQTRKKFMEKDIIHYIQKDSEDCIDEMLNSIRMLQKNYKTKIILAIANVTLRAEMKKNLNNQLFNVLAAAHGEEALNYLSDHPDTKLVICDATMPVINGEDLLVEIRSKYSKIELGVIMVGDKDDALEARAFRKGVNDYVIRPFQKESLNCRVNNCLDYMQKCVLLNEYSLDKDLLTGLDDYSTFERRFLDYLEDMQENEEMALALIDIDNLATINYEISYDCGDGIIKHTAKKIKDQIRGMDLATKIEDGKFYVMLKNTSNKEALKVFSNIRVSIAKESALIALDEVDYSVSIGVAFGEKGSKVEELYNKTQNALDLAKANGRNRVEVCF; encoded by the coding sequence ATGGAAGAAAAAATTTTAATTATCGATGATAATAAAATGCTAACTAAACTTTTAGCAAAAAAAGTAGAAAATACTTTAGGTTTAAAAGTAGATGTAGCTTTTGATATGAATAGTGCCAAAGAATTAGTTAAAAATAATTATTTTATGGCTTTTGTTGATCTTTGCTTGCCAGATGCACCAGATGGTGAGGTTGTGGATGTGGTATTGGAAAAAAATATTCCTGCTATTGTATTAACAGGAAGTAGTGATGGGCAAACACGTAAAAAATTTATGGAAAAAGACATCATACACTATATCCAAAAAGATAGTGAAGATTGTATTGATGAGATGTTAAATTCTATTAGAATGCTGCAAAAAAATTATAAAACAAAAATTATTTTAGCCATAGCAAATGTAACTTTGCGTGCAGAAATGAAGAAAAATTTAAACAACCAGCTTTTTAATGTTTTAGCTGCAGCACATGGAGAAGAAGCATTAAATTATTTAAGTGATCACCCAGATACTAAGTTGGTAATTTGCGATGCAACTATGCCAGTTATCAATGGAGAGGATTTGCTTGTAGAAATTCGCTCGAAATATTCTAAAATAGAACTTGGCGTAATTATGGTTGGTGATAAAGATGATGCATTGGAAGCTAGAGCATTTAGAAAAGGGGTTAATGATTATGTAATTAGGCCTTTTCAAAAAGAATCATTAAATTGTAGAGTAAATAATTGCTTAGATTATATGCAAAAATGCGTATTGCTAAATGAATATAGTTTAGATAAAGATTTATTAACTGGACTTGATGATTATTCTACTTTTGAGAGAAGATTTTTGGACTATTTAGAGGATATGCAAGAAAATGAAGAAATGGCTTTAGCTTTGATCGATATAGATAATTTAGCCACAATTAATTATGAAATAAGTTATGATTGTGGTGATGGGATTATTAAACATACAGCTAAAAAAATTAAAGATCAAATTCGTGGTATGGATTTAGCTACTAAAATCGAAGATGGAAAATTTTATGTAATGTTAAAAAATACTAGTAATAAGGAAGCTTTAAAAGTATTTTCTAATATAAGAGTAAGTATTGCTAAAGAAAGTGCATTGATTGCTTTAGATGAAGTAGATTATAGTGTTTCTATAGGTGTTGCATTTGGTGAAAAAGGTAGTAAGGTTGAAGAACTATACAATAAGACTCAAAATGCTTTGGATTTAGCTAAAGCAAATGGAAGAAATAGGGTAGAGGTATGTTTTTAG
- a CDS encoding TatD family hydrolase: MFLDCDFDEKIIDTHCHLDHQAYFGYLDEMLKHAFASGVDKIIIPGADINDLPRAREIAHAYENVYFACGVHPYDIDDFNLDVLKEFINDKKCVAVGECGLDYYRLKSDDLHIKNKQKEIFIAQIELAIEYKKPLIVHVRDANEDSFWILKKYAKDLQGGVLHCFNASELLLELANSGFYFGIGGVLTFKNAKKLVEILPKIPKDKLVLETDGPYLTPEPHRGKVNDPILTHFVVQKIATLLNLSKNEVIKLTNFNANRLFFQGI; the protein is encoded by the coding sequence ATGTTTTTAGATTGTGATTTTGATGAAAAAATCATAGATACACATTGTCATTTAGATCATCAAGCATATTTTGGTTATTTAGATGAAATGTTAAAACATGCTTTTGCTAGTGGGGTGGATAAAATCATCATTCCTGGGGCTGATATTAATGATTTGCCACGAGCAAGAGAGATTGCACATGCGTATGAGAATGTGTATTTTGCTTGTGGGGTACATCCTTATGATATAGATGATTTTAATTTGGATGTTTTAAAAGAATTTATTAATGATAAAAAATGTGTAGCTGTAGGAGAATGTGGGCTTGATTATTATCGTTTGAAAAGTGATGATTTACATATAAAAAATAAACAAAAAGAAATTTTTATAGCCCAAATTGAACTTGCTATAGAATATAAAAAACCTTTAATTGTTCATGTTCGTGATGCTAATGAGGATAGTTTTTGGATTTTAAAAAAATATGCCAAAGATTTACAAGGTGGTGTTTTGCATTGTTTTAATGCAAGTGAGCTTTTACTTGAGTTAGCAAATAGTGGTTTTTATTTTGGCATAGGTGGGGTGCTAACTTTTAAAAATGCGAAAAAATTAGTAGAAATTTTACCTAAAATTCCAAAAGACAAACTTGTTTTAGAAACAGATGGACCTTACTTAACTCCAGAACCACATCGTGGCAAGGTAAATGATCCTATATTAACGCATTTTGTAGTTCAAAAAATAGCTACACTTTTAAATTTGTCTAAGAATGAAGTAATCAAACTTACTAATTTTAATGCTAATCGTTTATTTTTTCAAGGTATATAA
- a CDS encoding membrane-bound lytic murein transglycosylase D: MKKVFLFFILIILCLNAKALQFTPEHYTQQAQILRNLDINPSYLSDMVFLEFKESSINIHSRTLVDTMREFYKITPIIRKILEKENIPQEFLYLAIVESGLKTHSISKTKAVGVWQFMKPTAQTLGLRVDPYVDERKDLVKSTYAAIAYLKQLKEQFGKWYLAILAYNCGDGKLRQAIKKAKSDDLKILLDPNEKYLPLETRVFIRKILTMAFLANNNDFLISQDSALLNYALSSEVKKIPIPASVSLKDIAKIAKMSYSEFKRYNPHFNYDFTPPDKKDYYMYIPLSKSVAFEAALANAKLAKVDTTIPYTKIYIVKQGDSLYTIARKHKISVESIKEYNKIKGNLININQKLVLKIKENKNEKITTTQKMSKTTHTKVVSR, from the coding sequence ATGAAAAAAGTTTTTTTATTTTTTATATTAATAATATTATGTTTAAATGCCAAGGCCTTACAATTTACCCCAGAACATTATACTCAGCAAGCTCAAATTTTAAGAAATTTAGATATTAACCCAAGCTATTTAAGCGATATGGTTTTTTTAGAATTTAAAGAATCTTCTATAAATATACACTCTAGAACCTTAGTTGATACCATGAGAGAATTTTATAAAATTACTCCAATTATTCGTAAAATTTTAGAGAAAGAAAATATCCCACAAGAGTTTTTATATTTGGCTATTGTTGAATCTGGCTTAAAAACACATAGTATATCTAAAACTAAAGCAGTAGGTGTATGGCAATTTATGAAACCAACTGCTCAAACTTTAGGTTTAAGGGTTGATCCATATGTAGATGAAAGAAAGGATTTAGTTAAATCAACCTATGCAGCCATTGCTTATTTAAAACAGCTAAAAGAGCAATTTGGAAAATGGTATTTAGCTATATTAGCTTATAATTGTGGAGATGGTAAATTAAGACAAGCTATTAAAAAAGCAAAAAGTGATGATTTAAAAATATTGCTTGATCCAAATGAAAAATATTTACCATTAGAAACTAGAGTGTTTATTAGAAAAATTTTAACTATGGCTTTTTTAGCAAATAATAACGATTTTTTGATTTCACAAGATAGTGCTTTACTTAATTATGCTCTATCAAGTGAAGTTAAAAAAATACCAATTCCTGCAAGTGTTTCTTTAAAAGATATTGCTAAAATAGCTAAGATGTCTTATAGTGAGTTTAAACGCTATAATCCGCATTTTAATTATGATTTTACTCCACCTGATAAGAAAGATTATTATATGTATATTCCATTAAGCAAGAGTGTAGCTTTTGAAGCAGCTTTAGCTAATGCAAAATTAGCTAAAGTTGATACTACCATACCTTATACAAAAATATACATAGTTAAACAAGGAGATAGTTTATATACTATTGCAAGAAAACACAAAATTAGCGTAGAAAGTATAAAAGAATATAATAAAATTAAAGGAAACTTAATTAATATCAACCAAAAATTAGTTTTAAAAATTAAGGAGAATAAGAATGAAAAAATTACAACCACTCAAAAAATGTCAAAAACCACTCATACAAAAGTCGTTAGTCGTTAG
- a CDS encoding septal ring lytic transglycosylase RlpA family protein, producing MSSPTVYYPERDFKSVKHNNTGLKGTMKPYTINGKTYYPTVVEVGETADGIASWYGPGFHGKKTSNGETYNQNAYTAAHKTLPMNTIVKVTNLKNYRQTTVRINDRGPFVAGRIIDLSNVAARDIDMIHSGIAPVRLEVIGFGTSANSGSVHTNSNLGSSGAIVDSGHIFEGGNFMVQIGAFRNKSGADLIANRYKKYNSYTSTIQTSAKDGLHRVFLKGFRSEQEARDFADSGAFPGAFIVRE from the coding sequence ATGAGCTCACCAACCGTGTATTATCCAGAAAGAGATTTTAAAAGTGTAAAACATAACAATACGGGCTTAAAAGGCACAATGAAGCCATATACTATTAATGGTAAAACATACTATCCAACCGTGGTAGAAGTAGGTGAAACAGCCGATGGAATAGCTAGTTGGTATGGCCCTGGTTTTCATGGTAAAAAAACATCAAATGGAGAAACATATAATCAAAATGCCTATACAGCAGCTCATAAAACTTTACCTATGAATACTATAGTTAAGGTTACTAATTTAAAAAATTATCGTCAAACAACGGTTAGAATCAATGATAGAGGACCTTTTGTTGCGGGCAGGATTATTGATTTATCTAATGTTGCAGCAAGAGATATAGATATGATTCATTCTGGAATAGCACCTGTTAGACTTGAAGTTATTGGTTTTGGAACTAGTGCAAATTCAGGCTCAGTTCATACTAATTCAAATTTAGGTAGTAGTGGAGCTATAGTTGATAGTGGACACATCTTTGAAGGTGGTAATTTTATGGTGCAAATTGGTGCATTTAGAAATAAAAGCGGTGCAGATTTAATCGCGAATAGATATAAAAAATATAATTCTTACACTTCAACTATACAAACAAGCGCTAAAGATGGTTTGCATAGAGTATTTTTAAAAGGCTTTAGAAGTGAGCAAGAAGCAAGAGATTTTGCTGATAGTGGTGCATTTCCAGGAGCATTTATAGTAAGAGAGTAA
- a CDS encoding 3-deoxy-D-manno-octulosonate 8-phosphate phosphatase, YrbI family, with protein sequence MIELIFLDVDGCLTDGKIIYTQNYGEIKEFNVKDGAAIEAWQKLGKKVAIITGRTSECVYFRARDLKIDLVYQGISDKLTCAKEILEKLNLDFSQCAAIGDYYNDMKLLEAVGYSFKPKDAHKALKTDKVLNRKGGNGAVSEMIEILIEHNNMQAQWDKLWQ encoded by the coding sequence ATGATAGAACTTATTTTTTTAGATGTAGATGGTTGTTTAACAGATGGTAAAATCATCTACACTCAAAATTATGGTGAAATAAAAGAATTTAATGTAAAAGATGGTGCAGCTATTGAAGCTTGGCAAAAACTTGGAAAAAAGGTTGCTATAATCACAGGAAGAACAAGCGAGTGTGTTTATTTTAGAGCTAGAGATTTAAAAATTGATTTAGTTTATCAAGGAATTAGCGATAAACTAACTTGTGCAAAAGAAATTTTGGAAAAATTAAATTTAGATTTTTCACAATGTGCTGCTATTGGGGATTATTATAATGATATGAAATTACTTGAAGCAGTTGGATATAGTTTTAAACCAAAAGATGCACATAAGGCTTTAAAAACTGATAAAGTTTTAAACCGAAAAGGTGGCAATGGTGCAGTGAGTGAAATGATAGAAATTTTAATCGAGCACAATAATATGCAAGCACAATGGGATAAACTTTGGCAATAA
- a CDS encoding LptA/OstA family protein — MVFRTIIILCLLKVFTMAAQKIEVHAKDFYLDEKNQISVLSGDVEVKKAKDVLNSQKLVIYMKNKQPIKYVATKDAKFKIIMNDKIYHGSGDEFVYEVKKDIYEINGNAKIIELQTNKQLFGDKIIVDRKNMTYRVVSKDKKPAKFVFEVKE, encoded by the coding sequence ATGGTTTTTAGAACAATAATAATTTTATGTTTATTGAAAGTATTTACTATGGCAGCGCAAAAAATTGAAGTGCATGCTAAAGATTTTTATTTGGATGAAAAAAACCAAATAAGCGTTTTAAGTGGTGATGTTGAAGTAAAAAAAGCTAAAGATGTGTTAAATTCTCAAAAATTAGTTATTTATATGAAAAATAAACAACCAATAAAATATGTGGCTACTAAAGATGCTAAATTTAAGATAATTATGAATGATAAAATTTATCATGGTAGTGGTGATGAATTTGTATATGAAGTTAAAAAAGATATCTATGAGATTAATGGTAATGCAAAAATTATAGAACTTCAAACTAATAAGCAACTTTTTGGAGATAAAATAATTGTTGATAGAAAAAACATGACTTATAGGGTTGTAAGTAAAGATAAAAAACCCGCAAAATTTGTATTTGAAGTGAAAGAATGA
- the yihA gene encoding ribosome biogenesis GTP-binding protein YihA/YsxC — MITNAKFLTSASQIDNAPDLALTEIAFLGRSNVGKSSLINTLCKNKNLAKSSSTPGKTQLINFFEVDCKYNEDKFKVIFVDLPGFGYAKVSKKTKEIWNKNLDEFLRERSSIKLFVHLIDARHYQLDIDLNLDEYLNSFLRADQKKIIVFTKSDKLNQSQKAKLLNTYKDAILVSNLKKQGIDKLENKIILESLGINEN; from the coding sequence ATGATAACGAATGCTAAATTTTTAACATCGGCTTCTCAAATTGATAATGCTCCTGATTTAGCTCTTACAGAGATCGCTTTTTTAGGTAGATCTAATGTTGGAAAGAGTTCTTTGATTAATACACTTTGTAAAAATAAAAATTTAGCAAAAAGTTCTTCAACTCCAGGAAAAACACAATTAATTAATTTTTTTGAGGTAGATTGTAAGTATAATGAGGATAAATTTAAGGTTATTTTTGTTGATTTACCTGGATTTGGTTATGCAAAAGTAAGCAAAAAAACAAAAGAAATTTGGAATAAAAATTTAGATGAATTTTTAAGAGAAAGAAGTAGTATAAAACTCTTTGTTCATTTAATTGATGCTAGGCATTATCAATTAGATATTGACTTAAATTTGGATGAGTATTTAAATTCTTTTTTGAGAGCTGATCAAAAAAAGATTATCGTATTTACTAAAAGCGATAAATTAAATCAAAGTCAAAAAGCAAAACTTTTAAACACTTATAAAGATGCGATTTTAGTTTCAAATTTAAAAAAACAAGGAATTGATAAATTAGAAAATAAAATTATTTTAGAAAGTTTAGGCATAAATGAAAACTAA
- the mrdA gene encoding penicillin-binding protein 2, giving the protein MRMRLVMGFIACFFILLLARVYYISIKSNVYYEEIAKQNAIKTQLIAPVRGQILDIKGKPLAVNKLGFSISIKPYLYIKKKNRNILEQELQTIVHYFPDLNITKLKKTYIKSDSYYNQDYIEVVPFIEYDAMIKYFTILNLRENMQVKSTTQRYYPYDSLASHVIGYVGKANLNDMNENEIARLTSYVGRSGIERYYNSILQGNKGEKISKVNALNKEIEELSYKKPQTHNITLTIDLQLQEFITQIFKDLAGAAIIMDVNNGAILAAGSFPEYNLNPFVTGISQEEWDKLSNDLNHPFTNKLINGLYPPGSVIKMGTALAFLDSGKFDEHRKFLCDSNFELGGRKFRCWKVTGHGYMDMNDAIRESCDVYFYKGALEVGIDIISSVFERMGFGFKTGVDLPNEFIGTVPNKAWKKQKYNQPWYQGETLNTSIGQGDFLVTPMQVAKFTAMIATAKNITPHFIESIDDNITKLNFENNESIFTTFELAKLPLLRRSMYEVANEQGGTTARYLKNSPITIAAKTGTAQVVGISQSEKKRIKEEDLEYFLRSHAWITSYAPYEKPQYVVVVLIEHGKSGSSTGGPILAKIYEKLIDLGYIDKKYIKKKN; this is encoded by the coding sequence ATGAGAATGCGTTTGGTAATGGGATTTATAGCTTGTTTTTTTATACTTTTATTAGCTAGGGTTTATTATATTAGTATTAAATCAAATGTATATTATGAAGAAATTGCAAAACAAAATGCAATAAAAACCCAACTAATAGCCCCAGTTCGCGGGCAAATTTTAGATATAAAAGGAAAACCTTTAGCTGTTAATAAATTAGGTTTTTCCATTTCTATTAAGCCTTATTTGTATATTAAAAAGAAAAATAGAAATATTTTAGAACAAGAATTACAAACCATAGTACATTATTTTCCTGATTTAAACATAACAAAACTTAAAAAAACATATATAAAATCTGATTCTTATTATAATCAAGATTATATAGAAGTTGTTCCTTTTATTGAATATGATGCTATGATTAAGTATTTTACCATTCTTAATTTAAGAGAAAATATGCAAGTTAAGTCAACAACTCAACGATACTATCCTTATGATTCTTTAGCAAGTCATGTTATAGGCTATGTTGGCAAGGCAAATTTAAATGATATGAATGAAAATGAAATAGCAAGACTTACTAGTTATGTTGGTCGCAGTGGTATTGAGCGATACTATAATAGTATTTTACAAGGAAACAAAGGTGAAAAAATAAGCAAAGTCAATGCTTTAAATAAAGAAATAGAAGAGTTATCTTACAAAAAACCACAAACGCATAATATTACCTTAACTATTGATCTACAATTGCAAGAGTTTATTACTCAAATTTTTAAAGATTTAGCTGGTGCTGCTATTATTATGGATGTCAACAATGGTGCTATATTGGCTGCTGGAAGCTTTCCTGAATATAATTTAAATCCTTTTGTTACTGGAATTTCTCAAGAGGAATGGGATAAACTTTCTAATGACTTAAATCATCCATTTACTAATAAATTAATCAATGGTCTTTATCCACCTGGTTCAGTGATTAAAATGGGAACTGCTTTAGCTTTTTTAGATAGTGGAAAATTTGATGAACATCGTAAATTTTTATGCGATTCTAATTTTGAACTTGGGGGTAGGAAATTTAGATGTTGGAAGGTTACAGGTCATGGCTATATGGATATGAATGATGCGATTAGAGAAAGTTGTGATGTGTATTTTTATAAAGGTGCTTTAGAGGTTGGTATTGATATTATTAGTTCTGTTTTTGAAAGAATGGGTTTTGGTTTTAAAACCGGAGTTGATTTGCCTAATGAATTTATAGGAACAGTTCCTAATAAAGCATGGAAAAAACAAAAATATAATCAACCATGGTATCAAGGTGAAACTTTAAATACTAGCATAGGACAAGGTGATTTTTTGGTTACTCCAATGCAAGTAGCTAAATTTACGGCTATGATAGCAACGGCTAAAAATATTACCCCGCATTTTATAGAAAGTATTGATGATAATATAACTAAGCTAAATTTTGAAAATAATGAAAGTATTTTTACTACTTTTGAATTAGCAAAACTGCCATTATTAAGGCGTTCTATGTATGAAGTAGCTAATGAGCAAGGAGGAACAACTGCTAGATATTTAAAAAATTCTCCTATAACTATAGCTGCTAAGACAGGAACAGCACAAGTGGTTGGAATTTCTCAAAGTGAAAAAAAGCGTATAAAAGAGGAAGATTTAGAATATTTTTTAAGATCACATGCTTGGATTACTTCATATGCTCCTTATGAAAAACCTCAATATGTAGTAGTAGTTTTAATCGAACATGGAAAAAGTGGTAGTAGCACTGGTGGGCCTATATTAGCTAAAATTTATGAAAAGCTAATAGATTTAGGTTATATTGATAAAAAATATATTAAGAAAAAAAATTAG
- the queA gene encoding tRNA preQ1(34) S-adenosylmethionine ribosyltransferase-isomerase QueA, with product MKMTNKDLLLSSYDYNLPNNLIANFPILPKENAKLLVYERYKDQISHLHFKDLVKILPPCVIVFNDTKVIKARIYGKKENGNKIELFINHPLKNNDFLVQIRGKVKEDQELYFDNSLKAKIKKLRNDGTREVEFFINEKKLNHHEVFEILEKIGHVPLPPYIKRADEEQDNINYQSIFAKNQGAVAAPTASLHFDETMIKKLKENHDIYTITLHVGAGTFKGVECEDIREHKMHSEFFYIDDKTCTLIDSSKKILAIGTTVTRCIEYYFRQKRNEGFCDLFLHPQNTPQRIDYLLTNFHLPKSTLIMLVASFIGREKTLELYHEAIKNNYRFYSYGDGMLII from the coding sequence ATGAAAATGACTAATAAAGATCTTTTGCTTTCTAGTTATGATTATAACTTACCAAATAATCTTATAGCAAATTTTCCTATCTTACCTAAAGAAAATGCCAAACTTTTAGTTTATGAAAGATATAAAGATCAAATTTCGCATTTACACTTTAAGGACTTAGTTAAAATTTTACCACCTTGTGTTATCGTTTTTAACGATACTAAAGTAATTAAAGCAAGAATTTATGGAAAAAAAGAAAATGGTAATAAAATAGAGCTTTTCATTAACCACCCTTTAAAAAATAATGATTTTTTAGTTCAAATTCGTGGTAAAGTTAAAGAAGACCAAGAATTGTATTTTGATAATTCTTTAAAAGCTAAAATTAAAAAATTACGCAATGATGGCACAAGAGAGGTAGAATTTTTCATTAATGAAAAAAAATTAAACCATCATGAAGTTTTTGAAATTTTAGAAAAAATAGGCCATGTTCCTTTGCCACCATACATCAAAAGAGCCGATGAAGAACAAGATAATATAAACTATCAAAGTATTTTTGCCAAAAATCAAGGAGCAGTAGCCGCACCTACTGCAAGTTTACATTTTGATGAAACAATGATAAAAAAACTTAAAGAAAATCATGATATTTATACTATAACACTACATGTAGGTGCGGGAACTTTTAAAGGTGTAGAGTGTGAAGACATACGCGAACATAAAATGCATTCAGAATTTTTTTATATTGATGATAAAACTTGCACTTTGATTGATTCTTCTAAAAAAATACTAGCCATAGGAACAACCGTGACTAGATGTATAGAGTATTATTTTAGACAAAAAAGAAACGAAGGTTTTTGTGATTTATTTTTACATCCACAAAATACTCCACAAAGAATTGATTATTTACTTACGAATTTTCACTTACCAAAATCAACTTTAATTATGCTCGTAGCCTCCTTTATAGGTAGAGAAAAAACTTTAGAGCTTTACCATGAAGCCATAAAAAATAACTATCGTTTTTACTCATATGGTGATGGAATGTTAATTATCTAA
- the tatC gene encoding twin-arginine translocase subunit TatC encodes MFEELKPHLVELRKRLFISVACVIVMFFVCFSFNNYIIDVLKAPVEAALPEISKQMTFVELQEPLFTAMKVSFFTAFLISLPVIFWQFWKFVAPGLYDNEKKLVVPFVSFASIMFALGALFCYYIVIPLAFKFLIDFGVQTQDFKPLISIGLYVGFFTKLVIAFGLAFEMPVITFFFAKLGLIDDSFLKKHFRVSVLVIFVFSAMMTPPDIISQFLMAVPLCGLYGISIYIAKKVNPSQKENDEND; translated from the coding sequence ATGTTTGAAGAATTAAAACCCCATTTAGTAGAACTTAGAAAAAGATTATTTATAAGTGTTGCTTGTGTTATTGTAATGTTTTTTGTATGTTTTAGCTTTAACAATTATATTATAGATGTACTAAAAGCTCCAGTGGAAGCAGCCTTACCTGAAATTTCAAAACAAATGACCTTCGTTGAGCTACAAGAGCCTTTATTTACTGCGATGAAGGTTTCATTTTTTACAGCTTTTTTGATTTCTTTGCCAGTTATTTTTTGGCAATTTTGGAAATTTGTAGCACCTGGACTTTATGATAATGAAAAAAAACTAGTAGTGCCTTTTGTAAGTTTTGCTAGTATTATGTTTGCTCTTGGAGCTTTGTTTTGTTATTATATAGTCATACCTTTAGCTTTTAAATTTTTGATTGATTTTGGGGTGCAAACTCAAGATTTTAAACCTTTAATTAGCATAGGTTTATATGTAGGATTTTTTACCAAACTTGTAATTGCTTTTGGCTTAGCGTTTGAAATGCCTGTTATAACCTTTTTCTTTGCTAAGCTTGGGCTTATTGATGATAGCTTTTTAAAAAAACATTTTAGAGTTTCAGTTTTAGTGATTTTTGTCTTTTCTGCAATGATGACTCCACCTGATATCATTTCTCAATTTTTAATGGCCGTGCCTTTGTGCGGACTTTATGGAATTTCTATTTATATAGCAAAAAAAGTCAATCCTAGCCAAAAAGAAAATGATGAAAATGACTAA